One segment of Anopheles stephensi strain Indian chromosome 3, UCI_ANSTEP_V1.0, whole genome shotgun sequence DNA contains the following:
- the LOC118511892 gene encoding tubulin beta chain-like, which translates to MTLKRESKLCLCAAKLFNSEFNIKSKKKRKTFPKMREIVVFHLGQCGNRVAENFWEYICDEHCLNTQGQFVGQHYLPLQRINVYFDESPCCNFVPRAIFADLEPSTLNYLRCSKYGCLFSPESFITGKTSAGNNWARGYHTEGAELLDQIEDCTRRMVEGCDCLQGFQLVHSIGGGTGSGLGTLLLETLKDRFPGKITNTFSVIPSPKVSEVVVEPYNSVFALSSMIRSSDETFCLDNEALYDICVKTLRLPVPDLDDLNHLIASAMAGITCSFRYPGQLNSDLRKLLTNMVPYRRLHFFVPGIAPLCARDSECYRQTTVPELVYQLFSNSNLMAACDPQLGTFLTAAAIFRGRLSTRTVEEHMSGARLKNQLSFSNFIPNNVKSAICDVPPRGMKMAATFIANTTAITQLFRRITGQFGTMLRQRAFLHWYTGEGMDEGEFAEMESKLAELLEEYDSYKEEGQAKEEDEGEDVEE; encoded by the coding sequence ATGACATTGAAAAGGGAATCAAaattgtgtctgtgtgcagcaaaattgtttaacagtgaatttaatataaaatctaaaaaaaaacgtaaaactTTTCCGAAAATGCGAGAAATAGTTGTGTTTCACCTCGGTCAGTGCGGCAACCGAGTGGCGGAAAACTTTTGGGAGTACATTTGCGACGAACACTGCCTAAACACACAGGGTCAGTTCGTGGGACAGCACTACCTGCCACTGCAGCGCATCAACGTGTACTTTGACGAGTCACCGTGCTGCAACTTCGTGCCTCGAGCAATCTTTGCCGACCTGGAGCCGAGCACGCTCAACTACCTTCGCTGCAGCAAGTACGGATGTCTGTTCTCGCCGGAAAGTTTCATCACCGGTAAAACGAGTGCGGGCAACAACTGGGCCCGCGGTTACCATACGGAAGGTGCCGAACTGCTGGACCAGATCGAGGACTGCACGCGCCGAATGGTCGAAGGGTGTGATTGTCTGCAGGGTTTCCAGCTGGTACACTCGATCGGTGGTGGTACCGGGTCGGGGCTGGggacgctgctgctggaaacGCTGAAGGACCGCTTCCCGGGGAAGATCACCAACACGTTCAGTGTGATACCGTCGCCCAAGGTATCGGAGGTCGTGGTAGAACCGTACAATTCCGTGTTCGCCCTTAGCTCGATGATTCGTTCGAGCGACGAGACGTTCTGTCTGGACAATGAAGCGTTGTACGATATTTGCGTGAAAACGCTTCGACTGCCGGTGCCGGATCTGGATGATTTGAATCATCTGATTGCTTCGGCAATGGCCGGCATTACGTGCAGCTTTCGGTACCCCGGTCAACTGAACTCGGACCTCAGGAAGCTGCTCACCAACATGGTACCGTACCGGCGGTTGCACTTTTTCGTGCCCGGCATTGCGCCGCTGTGTGCCCGGGATTCCGAATGCTACCGGCAAACGACGGTACCGGAGCTGGTGTATCAGCTGTTTAGCAATAGCAATCTGATGGCGGCGTGTGACCCACAGCTCGGCACGTTCCTAACGGCGGCGGCCATCTTTCGGGGTCGGCTGTCAACACGCACGGTCGAGGAGCATATGAGCGGCGCGCGGTTGAAGAATCAGCTGTCGTTCAGTAACTTCATCCCGAACAACGTCAAATCGGCCATTTGTGATGTGCCACCGCGCGGTATGAAAATGGCGGCCACGTTCATTGCCAACACGACGGCCATCACGCAGCTGTTTCGGCGCATCACCGGTCAGTTCGGGACCATGCTTCGGCAGCGTGCCTTCCTGCATTGGTACACCGGCGAAGGCATGGACGAGGGTGAGTTTGCGGAGATGGAAAGTAAACTGGCGGAACTGTTGGAAGAATATGACAGCTACAAGGAGGAAGGTCAAGCGAAGGAGGAAGACGAAGGTGAAGACGTGGAAGAATAA